Genomic segment of Nissabacter sp. SGAir0207:
GTAAGATTGATTACTCCTTTTTTGATAACCGACCACAGGATTTATTGAGCTATAAACCGAAGGCAGAAATATTTCTATATGACTGCCGCAATTCTGATAAAAGGCCATCATGGGTGGACAGAATATACAAGAGAACAGAAATCTTTAAGGGGGACATAGAAGGCTAAAATACTGCATATAGTATGAAAACCACCATTCACCTTTGTGCATAGCCATGCAACCGCGCCAAAATCATCAGGGGCGTTTTTTCACGATGCGGGCGTGGAAAGGTACCGGAAAACAGCCCGGACGCGGCAGAAGCGCGCTGAAGGCCTCTGCGGGGGTGCGCCCAAGTACTGTTATGGTAAATGCGAAGAGCCTGGAGCACATGCCTCAGATTACTGCATTACTCTGAGAGCTTGGAATACCCATACTGCAATGGGATAGAACAGGTATAGAAAGACGGTGGCTTGCAGCCCTTTGATCAGCCACCGGGTATGACGCCAGAGGTTGCGTTCATTTTCATTGGCTTCCTGAATACGTTTCTGCGTCTGCTCCTGAAGCGGCATAGTGCCATCCTTGAATGAGGGGTCTAGAGTCCAACATAACGAAAAATGCTTTTCCATCAAGTGCGTCACCGGAATGTTATGTTTGTTTTGGCAGAGTTTGCCTGTCGCCATCACTTTGATGTCCGCTTTTCGCTCAAAGCGGACCTGACGGACAACTGTACAGACCGCTTTGTGCCAGAAGCGGACTGTTCTAACACCTTGCGGATTTAATAAGCTGGGGACAGACCAGTGAGGAGGTTTACGAAGATTAAATCAGTGACTAGAAAATCAAAATATGCTAAAAACTTCCGAATAAAAAATTTATTATAAATTTTGTATAAATTTAAACCACAGCAAAGGAAAAGATCATGACGATCATTTTATTCATTATTGGTATAGTTGTTGTCTCATGTATTTATGAAGCTCTTTTTAAGAGTAGCTCAGTTAATGACATCAAGAAAAGCAATAGTGGGACTCAATTTAAGAAAGTTGAACCAAATAAAAATGCAGTAAAAAAAACATCGCTGGAATCATACGAAAACATTTCAAAAAAAGAAGACAACCCATCATTTAGTGAAAGCAATGCTGCAATAAATTACATATTATTTAATGCGAAAAAAAATTCAGAAACATCCCTTGCAGAAAAAGAAAGCAAAGCAGTAAGTCTTGAAGAATTATTTAGCCAAATACAAAACCTGTCTGATAAAAAGTTTGTTTTTTTCGATGCATTTGAATCTAACGGTTTGTCATGTTATTTTCTACATGACTATTATCCGTTAAAATATACTGACATCTCTGAAAAAAACAAAGAAAATAGAAAGATTGTTTATGATTTTAAAGATGGTTTGTTAAATGAAAAAACAAAGAATATCCCTAAAGAGATAGCGACAATTTTGCTGAATAGTTTTAGTAAGGATTTACTAAAAGAAACAATATTTATATGTCTTCCTTCCTCTACACAGCTAAAATATAGAAGAAGATATACGCGCTTCAGTGAAGAAATTTGTAAATCTTGTGGAATGATAAATTTTTTCCAGCATGTATCCTATCTTTGGGATAGGAAAGCAAAACATATTGAGGGAATCTCTGCGGGCAGTGAATTATCTCACATTTATTTCCCTGAAAAAATAGTAGAAAATAAGAATATAATAATTTTTGATGACGTTTTCACTACAGGGAAAACACTCCACGCCATGGAATCAAAATTAAAGCTATACGGAGCAAACGTCGTGGCAGCCATTTTTATTGGTAAAACTTATGATCAGCATAGAATCAAAAAGGGCATGCTCCGAAAAACCTATTCTTTGATTGAGGATTAAACTATGGGATTGAGTGCATCAAATATTTTATTCCTAAAATCAGTTCCTTACGTAGGAAACCAATCAGTGTTAAAACTTTTAGGGCAAGATAAGGGAAATGATTATGTATCTGTAGCCGATATAATTGACTTCTTTCTAAGCACTTCAAAAATGAAGACCATTAGGTTGGAAACTTTAGATTTCCTGAAAAGCAGAGAAAAATGCAATAAGTTATACAATGAAATAGAAAGAAAAATTGATATAGGTTATTGTAGTGGTGTCATTCCTCTTGGTTATAATGACGACAATTTTCCTACATCATTAAAAATTATAAAAAATAAAAGCGGGGGTAATATTGCCCCTACTGTTATCTTCTACAAAGGGAATGTCGATTGTTTAAGCTATAGTCAAAATGCTACTGTTATTGGCTCTAGAAAACCTACTGAGCGGACAAAGAAAGCCGGGGAGTATATAGCAAAATTTCTTTCGGATAATGATTTTAATATCGTAAGCGGCTTAGCCAAAGGATGCGATGAAATAGTCCATTCGGTTGCAGTATCTAGAAAAACAAAAACCACTGCTATTTTGCCACAAGGTATCGATAAAATTTACCCTTCCACTAGTACAAAGCTAGCCGAATCTATCGTTGATACAGGTGGTATTCTTCTGTCTGAGCTTATGATTGGCGAACGTGTAACTAAATATAGCTTAGTAGAAAGAGATAGATTGCAAAGCGCTATTTCAGATAAAACTATCGTTTTACAAACAGCAATAGATGGAGGAACTATGCATGCAGCAATGAGTGCGCTATATAATCTGAAAAAACTCTATGTCATCGATTACAAATCTATAAATAGTGAGGATGCTGTTTTTTATTCAGGATTTGAGCATTTACTAAGCAATGGCGCGCAAAAATTGAATTCGAATGAAATGTATAATTTAGTGACAATGAAAGAGAACAAAAAACAAGAATCTTTATTTGACTAATAACTTTACGTAGCTAAGTGGATACATAATGGCAAGCTGGTCAACTGCCTAATAATCAGTTATCTGGTACTGACCTGCTTTCCGACGATCATCACATGTTAATATTAGTCATGCCGCCCGACGGTAATGAAAAATGAGAACATCCGCTTCTCGCTCAAAGCCGACCTTATGCCGCGTCAAGCCACGTTATGGCAAAACAGCCCGTGCTGTCGATAGCGTGGATAGCCAGAGATTATCCCCTACATGGCCCGTACCGCCGTAGCTAGTGCGGACCATCGGGAACCGAAGTAGGGGGATCCCTACAACTGGCACGTGCTGTCGTTAGCAATTGGGCGATTTGAGAGAATTGCCTGCCTGTCGCGGACAGCTATGAGAGAGGTGAGATCGGTCGTGTTTAATCCGCCGCCTGTTCTGCCGGCTCCGCCCACTTATCCACCGTTTCTGTGGATAACCCGCGGCCAGGTCTGCCTGACCTGCTACCACAACGCCGTCATGATGCTGGGTTCGCCGTCGGCCATGCCCCAGAACATCACCTGCAACCGGGGCATCAGGCCCATTCCCGCCATCACCGGGTTCAGGGCCTGTGCCGGGTCAGGGTGAGCCTCCCGTTCGGCCTGGAGTGTGATCTGTAACGCCTCAGCGTCAGCCAGATGTTCAAAGGTCAAAGCCATGGACACGTCCCGCCCCCAGTAGCCTGCCCCCAGGTAAAACAGATCGCCCGTCACGTCCGGGCGCCGGATCACAAATCCCATTGGGCGAATATCTTGTTTATTGTTCGACTGCACAATGTGTAGCCAGAATTCCCGTGTTCCCGCTTCTTTACTCATCACTACCTAATAATCAGCGATATTTTCCAGTCAGGATGCCATAGCACGTCTTCTTTCCCATACGACGGGGGACTCAATTCAGGCAAAATCAGAAGGATGCCAGGTAGCGCGAGGATCCCGGGCAGCCCGAGATACATAACAAGGCCGTGGATGAGCCGCGGCGGCACGACCCATGTATGGGAAACATGTCTATTTTGGTTCCCGGCGATCCACGCTAGCGACAGCACGGGCTGTTTTGCCATAACGTGGCCTGACAGGGCGAAACGTCCGCTATGAGCGAGAAGCGGACATGGTATGGGGCCGATTACACATTAGTAACCTGACCCAGAAGATTTAATTTTGCTTGTTCTGGTATAGATCCCAGCGGTTACCGTAAATGTCTTCAAACACCACGACCATCCCGTAATCCTCCTCCCGCGGCTCCTGGCAGAAGTGGACACCCTTCGCTTTCATGGCGTTGTAGTCGCGCCAGAAGTCGTCAGTCTGTAAGAACAGGAAAACCCGTCCACCGCACTGGTTGCCGATAAAGCCTTCCTGCCGCTCGTTTGAAGCACGGGCCAGGAGAAGATTACAGTCGCTTTCCGGATTTGGCGTCACAACGACCCAGCGCTTACCCGGCTGCGGGGTGTCTTCTACCAGCGTAAAGCCCAGCTTATCGGTGTAATACTCAATTGCGCGGTCATAGTCGTCGACCACGATCGCCACATAACCCATGCATCGTTTTTGCGTTCTCATTTCTGCTCCATCAGGTTTCAGACACAGCTTTCTTGAAACAACTTTTTAACACAATCTAACGCTACTAGCTGCACAGATGAGGCCAAAATAATAACGTCCGCTTCTGGCACAAAGCGGACATATCTCATCCGGCGTTTTGTCGCCGTCAGTCAACCTAGTCTCTTTGTATCAGGCACGGCGGTTGCTCCAACTTTCTCGTATCATTTGTTGCCATAGATGCACTGCAACGAGGCATTCAACTGCTGTCGCATTTGTCGCCGTTAGGCTGGGAAAACATCAATCTGACAAGCGATTATTGAAAGCAACCGGATACCGGCTTTTCGGTAAATTTCGTCAGCGGCGACCAGCTAAAGTCCAAAGGTCAAAAAAATAGTCCTGGCGTACAATAATTATCGATATCCAAAATAATCCCTGTCGCGCTCTTTGGCATAGGCCTTATCCAGGTTAAGCGTATCGCCGCGCGCATCGCCAAACGGCACGTTGCCCACGCCCCCATCAAAGCTGTTATCAGGCGACCCGGCGGCCAATGCCTCGAATGGCGTCACCCTTACGTCATCCTCGGGGTGCAGCAGCTGGTTGATACGGCCGGATACGGCGCTGATCTCGGTGGCAGTCATAATGGTGCCGCGCGGCTTGGTCTCGTTAAAGACCCCGACACCCGAAGACGGCTCCAAGGTATTGCCCGAGTCCGCTCCGTAGAGCTTCATGATCTCCCACGTACCCTCAGCTACATGCTGCGGGGAGTAATACTCATGCGTCGATCCGCCGATCCCGCCCTCGCCGGTGTACCCCGCCAAGGTCTGACGCTGCTCGTCTGTCAGCTGCGCACCGTCTGGCAGGCTCTCCAGCAACGCGATCGCTTTCTGGTTAGCTTCCTTGCGAGCGCGCTCGATAGACACCCCCGCCTGCTTGCGGATCCCGAAGGTCACAACCGGCCGGCGGCTGGCCAGCGATCGGATGATCCGCACAATCTCTGAAATCGAGTTACAGCCCTGAATGGCGGCACTGATTTTGTTCCGTAAATCGTCAGGCATTCGCCATCTCCAAAGTGAACATTTGCTACGTTGCCGCCACATTCTAGGAATTCTTACATCTAAGAGGGTTGTGGCTCCGATGCCGAAATTTGCATACGACACCATTCGCAAAGCACTGGAAGCAGCAATGCCCGGTAGCGCATCGAATAAGGGGGTTCCTTTGGCACTGGGTCCCACCAGCAGCGGCGGTAATGGCGTGGTTTATTCACGCTCTGCCCTGTTTGGCAACGATGCGGCGGGAAAAGACTTCACTGACACGCTGGTTAATCCTGGCGGGCAAGTCTTAGATGAGGCGGTGCTACCTGAAGATCGGCTAATGCGCTATCCGTTTTTAGAGGAGATGGCCGCTTACCCAACCCTTTCGGCCGCGCTCAACATCCATATCTCCTATGCGTTTTCGATAGACAAAACCACCAATCTTTCGTTTCGGCTGAAGCCGGTAACCAATAGCGAAGACAAGGATTTTGAGTCTGCACAAACGCTCTGCGAGGAGCTGATGGCGGACATTGGGCGCACCATCAACGACGAATTACCGGGCTGGGCAACCATCATGGCTGTGTTTGGCACGGGCTATATCCGGCCGCACACCAAGCCCAAGGTAGGTATTACCGGCTTTGAGTCCAATTTCTACACCCTGCCCTATTTCATCCGTGAGTATGAAGTGGGTGGCCAGCTGGCCGGCTTCACCGGGGACTACCTGAAGGATGGCAATGGTGCGCTGGTATTTGCCAAGCCGTGGGAAATGGTGCCAATGCGCATCCCCTATTGGCGGCCGAAGAAAAACCAAATGCCGATGTACACCGGCACCGAGCAATTCAGCCTGTTATCTGATCCTGAAAAGCGCGTTCCCGTTGAGACCCAAAACTATGGGACCAGCCTGTTTGAGTATGCCTATGAACCGTATCTCAACCTACGGGCGGCCATCCGCTCGGTAAAGGGCACCCGCTTCAATGCCAGTAAGGTCGATCGGCTGATCGGGGTTCAAATGTCCTCCCTTGACCCGGCGCGTGGCGCGGAATACAGCCGTACCCTTTCCCAGCAGCTCAAGCGGTCTGCCGAACAGGTTGAGAAGCGGGCGCGCGGTCACAAAACCGCTCCGACCGTGATCAATACCCTGCTGCCTATCCTGGGGGCGGACGGCAAAGGTCAGCTGCAAATCGACACGCAGACAATCCCGGTAGACATCACCGCTCTGGAAGACGTGATGTTCCACATCAAACAGCTGACCGCCAGTGTTGGAATGGATTACACCATGCTGGGCTTTGCTGACCAGATGTCTGGCGGGCTGGGGGAAGGCGGTTTCCTGCGCACGTCCATTCAGGCCGGCATGATCGCCAGCTGGTTGCGCGGCGGTGCCGCTGAGATGATTTACCGGATGTGTGACATTCACCTTGCCTTCAAATACGGGAAGGTTTACCCGCCCGGACAACGCCCGTTCGAGATCGAATTTAACTCGATGGCCACCAGCATCGAACTGGAAGAAAACGCCGCGCTCGATGGCCGCGCCAACTACGCCAGTGTGCTGGTGACCATCATTGATGCCATTTGCAATAACCCATCACTGGCCGGCTCCGAGACGTTCAAGCAGCTGGTGATGGGAGACATTTTAAAGGTGCCGCAGGAGCGCCTCTCCCTACTGCTGACCGAGATCAAAAACGCCCCCAGCACAGAGGGCAACAACATGATGGAGAGCTTGGGCATCACGCCAGACCAGACGATCAGCGACCCGGATTTGCTGGCCATCATGAAAGCTATGCCCCGTGGCGATCTGGAGGACGTCATATTGAAAACATTCTGTAACCAAGAGGAAAAGCCATGAGTCAGAAGGTACTCGCTACCCATACCGATCGCTTCTCGCTGTTTGAGAAGGTACGCAAGGGCAAGCAAAACAACCGCAACTACATGCTGGAGGCGGTGAAATCGATGATTAACAGCCCGGAGACCCAAGAGGGGCTGCGACTGGGTGAGCTGTACGGCTATTACGGTCACACCCGCCGGGTAATGACGGGCAATATGGAGCTGCCGGAGACAGCGGTGGTGATGGTGGAAGGCAAAGCCGTGGTATTGGACAACGTGCCCTCCAACCGCACCGTTGAGCTGTCGGTTGACGATGACGGCGTAGTAACCCATACCGAAGAGATTTTTGAGACCCCCACCGGCAAGATCGTGGCCTCCATGCTTGAATCTCGCGCGGGCGGCTGGTCATGGGTGACCACCGGGCGCGATTCCCCGGCGATCTCGATCCCCAAGGCATTCTATGGTTTCGACTATGTGACCATGCCGAATTTCATCAGCAAAGACCATCCAGCCGCAATGCATGAAAGTGCAGATTCACGTACAGCGGCGATGCTGGAATCTCTGCAAAATCAGGGCTTCAGCAGTGACGCAGCCACCAGCATTATCGAGCACTATGATTTGCTGAGCCACCGCGAAGCCATGATCGAAAGTGTGCTGCGCGTAGAGGAGCTGGAGAGCACCACCCTCATTGCTACCGGCCAACTGTTGGCAAAGGAGCGTGAGCTT
This window contains:
- a CDS encoding phosphoribosyltransferase — encoded protein: MTIILFIIGIVVVSCIYEALFKSSSVNDIKKSNSGTQFKKVEPNKNAVKKTSLESYENISKKEDNPSFSESNAAINYILFNAKKNSETSLAEKESKAVSLEELFSQIQNLSDKKFVFFDAFESNGLSCYFLHDYYPLKYTDISEKNKENRKIVYDFKDGLLNEKTKNIPKEIATILLNSFSKDLLKETIFICLPSSTQLKYRRRYTRFSEEICKSCGMINFFQHVSYLWDRKAKHIEGISAGSELSHIYFPEKIVENKNIIIFDDVFTTGKTLHAMESKLKLYGANVVAAIFIGKTYDQHRIKKGMLRKTYSLIED
- a CDS encoding head processing protein — its product is MSQKVLATHTDRFSLFEKVRKGKQNNRNYMLEAVKSMINSPETQEGLRLGELYGYYGHTRRVMTGNMELPETAVVMVEGKAVVLDNVPSNRTVELSVDDDGVVTHTEEIFETPTGKIVASMLESRAGGWSWVTTGRDSPAISIPKAFYGFDYVTMPNFISKDHPAAMHESADSRTAAMLESLQNQGFSSDAATSIIEHYDLLSHREAMIESVLRVEELESTTLIATGQLLAKERELEETRAMLESLRTANAQQGNMMEGRKSMLAKALDRLPVFVTERHRSALANMQTEDDLAVAVALFESLSRPEIRTLPLHNDAIFESKKTSCAVGYDDNSIVSFTNEVPRFG
- a CDS encoding phage portal protein is translated as MPKFAYDTIRKALEAAMPGSASNKGVPLALGPTSSGGNGVVYSRSALFGNDAAGKDFTDTLVNPGGQVLDEAVLPEDRLMRYPFLEEMAAYPTLSAALNIHISYAFSIDKTTNLSFRLKPVTNSEDKDFESAQTLCEELMADIGRTINDELPGWATIMAVFGTGYIRPHTKPKVGITGFESNFYTLPYFIREYEVGGQLAGFTGDYLKDGNGALVFAKPWEMVPMRIPYWRPKKNQMPMYTGTEQFSLLSDPEKRVPVETQNYGTSLFEYAYEPYLNLRAAIRSVKGTRFNASKVDRLIGVQMSSLDPARGAEYSRTLSQQLKRSAEQVEKRARGHKTAPTVINTLLPILGADGKGQLQIDTQTIPVDITALEDVMFHIKQLTASVGMDYTMLGFADQMSGGLGEGGFLRTSIQAGMIASWLRGGAAEMIYRMCDIHLAFKYGKVYPPGQRPFEIEFNSMATSIELEENAALDGRANYASVLVTIIDAICNNPSLAGSETFKQLVMGDILKVPQERLSLLLTEIKNAPSTEGNNMMESLGITPDQTISDPDLLAIMKAMPRGDLEDVILKTFCNQEEKP
- a CDS encoding VOC family protein, with the translated sequence MRTQKRCMGYVAIVVDDYDRAIEYYTDKLGFTLVEDTPQPGKRWVVVTPNPESDCNLLLARASNERQEGFIGNQCGGRVFLFLQTDDFWRDYNAMKAKGVHFCQEPREEDYGMVVVFEDIYGNRWDLYQNKQN
- a CDS encoding DNA-processing protein DprA; this translates as MGLSASNILFLKSVPYVGNQSVLKLLGQDKGNDYVSVADIIDFFLSTSKMKTIRLETLDFLKSREKCNKLYNEIERKIDIGYCSGVIPLGYNDDNFPTSLKIIKNKSGGNIAPTVIFYKGNVDCLSYSQNATVIGSRKPTERTKKAGEYIAKFLSDNDFNIVSGLAKGCDEIVHSVAVSRKTKTTAILPQGIDKIYPSTSTKLAESIVDTGGILLSELMIGERVTKYSLVERDRLQSAISDKTIVLQTAIDGGTMHAAMSALYNLKKLYVIDYKSINSEDAVFYSGFEHLLSNGAQKLNSNEMYNLVTMKENKKQESLFD